The Vicia villosa cultivar HV-30 ecotype Madison, WI linkage group LG1, Vvil1.0, whole genome shotgun sequence genome includes a region encoding these proteins:
- the LOC131594886 gene encoding uncharacterized protein LOC131594886, translating into MCAMLFCTINNFPVYGNLSGYKVKGHKVCPICEKDTCYHQLEKGKKTVYLKHRKFLNRYYPYRRLRKAFNGEQEHGVAPKPLTGEEVYQRQQGITAVFGKYQKWPIVNNIWKKRSVFFGLPYWSNLEVRHCIDVMHVEKNVCDSVIGTLLNIQGKTKDGINARLDLGVIGNKTYLPPACHTLSKKEKTSFWVPKSRHDGRCEGVGTQGLKIKSLSIDVVVQAHLYILNNTDEVQPYLSAHKSIIKKKYPKMSERGLLKEHNKSFSEWFKEKIAGDDSASKTIKRLSYEPKCNIITWSGNYINKNSFYTKAKDDRSTTQNSGVMIVAESMHFSSAKDKNPVMASMPYFGVIEEIWEVDYVVFKVPVFKCKLVDINSGVRIDEFGVTLVDLSKLAYADEPFITTSQAKQVFYITDPSNKRWSVVVQGKVHDSDENQDANLDISETPPFSTNVPTFIEENVEDDVHAICIDHEEGIWEN; encoded by the exons ATGTGTGCCATGTTGTTTTGCACCATCAACAATTTTCCGGTATATGGCAATTTGTCTGGGTATAAAGTTAAAGGGCATAAAGTGTGTCCTATATGTGAAAAAGACACATGTTACCATCAGCTTGAAAAAGGAAAGAAGACTGTTTATCTCAAGCATCGAAAATTTCTAAATCGTTATTATCCATATCGTAGATTGCGGAAAGCTTTCAATGGGGAACAAGAGCATGGTGTTGCTCCAAAGCCCTTAACTGGAGAGGAAGTTTATCAACGACAACAGGGTATTACTGCTGTTTTTGGAAAGTACCAAAAATGGCCTATTGTGAATAATATATGGAAAAAGAGGTCGGTTTTCTTCGGTCTTCCATATTGGTCTAATCTTGAGGTAAGACATTGTATTGATGTGATGCACGTGGAGAAAAATGTATGTGATAGTGTAATCGGAACACTTCTCAacattcaaggcaagacaaaggaTGGTATTAATGCTCGTCTAGATTTGGGCGTGATAG gtAACAAGACGTATTTGCCTCCTGCCTGCCACACTTTgtcaaaaaaagagaaaacaagtttTT GGGTTCCCAAGTCTCGTCATGATGGAAGATGTGAGGGTGTGGGTACACAAGGTTTAAAGATCAAGAGCTTAAGTATTGATGTGGTTGTTCAAGCgcatttgtatatattgaataacaCGGATGAAGTTCAACCTTACTTATCTGCTCACAAAAGCATCATAAAGAAAAAGTACCCCAAGATGAGTGAAAGAGGGTTGTTAAAAGAGCATAATAAGAGTTTCTCTGAGTGGTTTAAAGAAAAAATTGCTGGTGATGATAGTGCTTCAAAAACAATTAAGCGGTTGTCCTATGAGCCTAAATGTAACATAATAACTTGGAGTggaaattatattaataaaaattccttttatacaaaggcAAAGGATGACCGTAGTACCACgcaaaatagtggggttatgaTTGTGGCCGAGTCCATGCACTTCTCTAGTGCTAAAGATAAAAACCCGGTTATGGCATCTATGCCCTACTTTGGGGTGATTGAAGAGATTTgggaagttgattatgttgtgttTAAAGTTCCTGTATTTAAATGCAAATTGGTTGATATCAACAGTGGTGTAAGAAttgatgaatttggagttacattgGTTGATCTTAGCAAGTTAGCTTATGCGGACGAACCTTTCATCACGACATctcaagcaaaacaagttttttatatCACAGATCCTTCTAATAAAAGGTGGTCAGTTGTTGTACAAGGAAAGGTGCATGATAGTGATGAAAATCAAGATGCGAATCTTGATATTTCCGAAACTCCTCCTTTCTCAACAAATGTGCCTACCTTCATTGAAGAAAATGTAGAGGATGATGTGCATGCTATTTGCATAGATCATGAAGAAGGGATATGGGAGAACTAG